In the Dehalococcoidia bacterium genome, one interval contains:
- a CDS encoding aconitate hydratase → MTPGKNGGGAPAIESTPEFVERAYQRMEKNLDIVRKRLGRPMTLAEKVLYGHLDDPQSAEMVPGKSYLLLRPDRVAMQDATAQMALLQFMLAGKKAAAVPSTVHCDHLILARLGARADMENALGENREVYEFLRTVSQKYGIGFWKPGAGIIHQVVLENYAFPGGMMIGTDSHTPNAGGLGMLAMGVGGADAVDVMAGFPWEVLNPSIIGVRLTGKLNGWTAPKDVILMVAKILTVEGGTNRIVEYFGPGAASISCTGKATITNMGAEVGATCSVFTYDKRMADYLRATRRGKLADLADKHKALLTPDPEVEAHPEQFYERVVEIDLSKLEPHITGPHTPDLARPVSQMAADVQKNGYPDKLKVALVGSCTNSSYEDICRAAEVAEQAKAHGARAVTPLLVTPGSEQVRATIERDGQMKSLQDIGAQVLANACGPCIGQWQREDVKPGEKNSILNSYNRNFPKRNDGNAATMAFIGSPEIVVAYALAGRLSFNPLTDAITTPDGKQFKLQPPKPAPDIPARGFVFDTAGYVPPAADSDKAQVAVDPNSPRLALLDPFPAWDGEDFVELPVLVKAKGKCTTDHISPAGPWLTYRGHLDKISDNTFLGAISAFTGEAGKGLNVFTSTRDSLPKIARDYKKRGVRWVAIGDDNYGEGSSREHAAMSPRFLGCVAVITRSFARIHESNLKKQGVLPLTFADRADYDKVQETDRVSVTGLASLAPGKPLQAVLRHADGSKHTVQLKHTLNTEQISWFKAGSALNLLRKQG, encoded by the coding sequence ATGACACCCGGCAAGAATGGCGGCGGCGCTCCCGCAATAGAGTCCACGCCAGAGTTCGTGGAGCGCGCCTACCAGCGGATGGAGAAGAACCTGGACATCGTCCGCAAGCGCCTGGGACGGCCCATGACGCTCGCGGAGAAGGTACTGTACGGCCACTTGGACGACCCGCAGAGCGCGGAGATGGTCCCGGGGAAGAGCTACCTGCTCCTCCGACCGGACAGGGTCGCCATGCAGGACGCCACGGCCCAGATGGCCCTTCTTCAATTCATGCTGGCGGGCAAGAAAGCGGCCGCGGTGCCCTCCACCGTCCACTGCGACCACCTGATCCTGGCGCGCCTGGGCGCCAGGGCCGACATGGAGAACGCCCTTGGCGAGAACCGCGAGGTGTATGAGTTCCTGCGGACCGTCTCCCAGAAGTACGGCATCGGCTTCTGGAAGCCCGGCGCGGGCATCATCCACCAAGTGGTGCTGGAGAACTACGCATTCCCCGGCGGAATGATGATCGGCACGGACTCCCACACGCCCAACGCGGGCGGCCTGGGCATGCTGGCCATGGGCGTCGGCGGCGCGGACGCCGTGGACGTCATGGCAGGCTTCCCGTGGGAGGTGCTGAACCCCAGCATCATCGGCGTGCGGCTGACCGGAAAGCTGAACGGCTGGACCGCGCCCAAGGACGTCATCCTGATGGTGGCCAAAATCCTGACCGTGGAGGGCGGCACGAACCGAATTGTCGAGTACTTCGGGCCGGGCGCCGCATCCATTAGCTGCACCGGCAAGGCCACCATCACCAACATGGGCGCAGAGGTGGGCGCCACCTGCTCCGTCTTCACGTATGACAAGCGCATGGCCGACTACCTGCGCGCCACCCGCCGCGGCAAGCTGGCCGACCTGGCGGACAAGCACAAGGCCCTCCTGACGCCGGACCCGGAGGTGGAGGCGCACCCAGAGCAGTTCTACGAGCGCGTCGTCGAGATTGACCTGTCCAAACTTGAGCCACACATCACCGGCCCGCACACGCCGGACCTGGCCCGGCCCGTCTCCCAGATGGCTGCGGACGTGCAGAAGAACGGCTATCCTGACAAGCTCAAGGTCGCGCTCGTGGGGAGCTGCACGAACTCGTCGTACGAGGACATCTGCCGCGCGGCGGAGGTGGCCGAGCAGGCCAAAGCCCACGGGGCTCGCGCGGTGACTCCCCTGCTGGTTACGCCCGGCTCCGAGCAAGTACGCGCCACCATCGAGCGGGACGGCCAGATGAAGTCCCTGCAGGACATTGGGGCGCAGGTGCTGGCCAACGCGTGCGGCCCGTGCATCGGCCAGTGGCAGAGAGAAGACGTCAAGCCCGGCGAGAAGAACTCCATCCTGAACTCATACAACAGGAACTTCCCCAAGCGCAACGACGGCAACGCCGCCACCATGGCGTTCATCGGCAGCCCCGAGATCGTCGTCGCCTACGCGCTGGCGGGCAGGCTGTCGTTCAACCCGCTGACGGACGCTATCACCACGCCAGACGGCAAGCAGTTCAAGCTCCAGCCGCCGAAGCCGGCCCCTGACATCCCGGCCAGAGGCTTCGTCTTCGATACAGCGGGCTACGTGCCACCGGCCGCCGACAGCGACAAGGCGCAGGTGGCCGTTGACCCGAACAGCCCGCGCCTTGCCCTGCTGGACCCGTTCCCCGCGTGGGACGGCGAGGACTTCGTCGAACTGCCCGTCCTGGTCAAGGCCAAGGGCAAGTGCACCACCGACCACATCTCGCCCGCGGGCCCGTGGCTGACGTATCGGGGCCACCTGGACAAGATCAGCGACAACACCTTCCTGGGCGCCATCAGCGCCTTCACCGGCGAGGCGGGCAAGGGCCTGAACGTGTTCACCAGCACGCGCGACTCGCTGCCCAAGATCGCCCGTGACTACAAGAAGCGCGGCGTCCGGTGGGTGGCCATCGGCGACGACAACTACGGCGAGGGAAGCAGCCGCGAGCACGCCGCCATGTCGCCGCGGTTCCTGGGCTGCGTCGCCGTCATCACCCGCAGCTTCGCGCGCATCCATGAGTCCAACTTGAAGAAGCAGGGCGTCCTGCCGCTGACCTTCGCCGACAGGGCGGACTACGACAAGGTGCAGGAGACAGACAGGGTCAGCGTCACGGGCCTGGCGTCGCTGGCGCCC